The following coding sequences are from one Alosa alosa isolate M-15738 ecotype Scorff River chromosome 13, AALO_Geno_1.1, whole genome shotgun sequence window:
- the tp53inp1 gene encoding tumor protein p53-inducible nuclear protein 1 — protein sequence MTKAPHPLPPPAAGLTCPAQPPIPRSTADATATMFQRFTSILFGDSVEDIRGGMAQPGFDEKEDDDEWILVNCLAEAYAGSCGDGLVEVSPEDLADLEAPSPERPLRSYSCSSLDSAADTDLDPEDGGFLRLDAAGEDEEEEEDVDEGEDGEFKGCALEESWFITPPPCFTAGGRTPVLLETSPLENLLIEHPSMSVYAVHNPRHASRPLVKENSHHEPSLHRTEVQRRPSHSTGCYAAALAAHASLLAQVKHGRLAQRVRDNVERQSLSRNALRRLNMLREGRARHAKSTTGLVHQPGQRHFNY from the exons ATGACCAAAGCACCCCACCCTCTCCCGCCGCCCGCCGCAGGTCTGACCTGCCCAGCGCAGCCCCCGATCCCCAGGTCCACAGCCGACGCTACCGCCACCATGTTCCAGAGGTTCACCAGCATCCTGTTCGGAGACTCCGTGGAGGATATCCGAGGAGGCATGGCTCAGCCAGGCTTCGATGAGAAAGAGGATGACGATGAGTGGATCTTAGTGAATTGTCTGG CTGAGGCCTATGCAGGCTCCTGTGGGGACGGCCTGGTGGAGGTTAGCCCTGAGGACCTGGCTGACCTGGAGGCCCCCTCTCCTGAACGTCCGCTTCGCTCCTACTCCTGCTCCTCGCTGGACTCGGCCGCTGACACCGACCTTGACCCAGAGGATGGTGGTTTCTTGCGGCTGGATGCGGCAGGcgaagacgaggaggaggaggaggacgttGACGAAGGAGAGGATGGGGAGTTTAAGGGCTGCGCATTGGAGGAGAGCTGGTTCATCACCCCACCGCCGTGCTTCACCGCGGGGGGGCGCACTCCTGTCCTGCTGGAGACCAGTCCCCTGGAGAACCTACTGATCGAGCACCCGAGCATGTCCGTCTACGCTGTCCACAACCCTCGCCATGCCAGCCGACCCCTGGTAAAGGAGAACTCTCATCATGAGCCATCCCTGCACAG GACGGAGGTCCAGCGCCGGCCAAGCCACTCTACTGGCTGCTATGCAGCTGCCCTGGCCGCCCACGCCAGCCTTCTGGCGCAGGTCAAACATGGCCGCCTTGCTCAGCGTGTCCGGGACAACGTGGAGCGCCAGAGCCTCTCCCGAAACGCCCTGCGCCGCCTCAACATGCTCCGTGAGGGCCGGGCCCGTCACGCCAAGTCCACTACTGGGCTTGTCCATCAGCCTGGTCAGAGGCACTTCAACTACTGA